Proteins from one Pantoea cypripedii genomic window:
- a CDS encoding Hcp family type VI secretion system effector, which produces MAIDTFLKVEGVTGESNDSNHKNWTDVLSFTWGASQQGNMAVGGGGGSGKVNYRDLQIQALIDKSTPSILKFCSSGKHVNKVEISICKAGGSQVEYSRIVLEEVLVTLVEFAGVGHTDTIVVNYRFQAAKVTLHYWEQTEQGTKGAETQSGWDIKQNKEI; this is translated from the coding sequence ATGGCAATAGATACTTTTTTAAAGGTTGAAGGTGTAACCGGCGAGTCAAACGATTCAAATCATAAAAACTGGACAGATGTACTGTCATTTACCTGGGGTGCATCCCAGCAAGGTAATATGGCGGTGGGCGGTGGCGGCGGGAGTGGCAAGGTCAATTACCGCGATTTGCAAATCCAGGCACTTATCGATAAATCAACACCCTCCATTTTAAAATTCTGTTCCAGCGGTAAGCACGTTAATAAAGTTGAAATTTCCATATGTAAAGCGGGCGGCTCTCAGGTGGAATATTCCCGCATCGTATTGGAAGAGGTGCTGGTGACGCTGGTCGAGTTTGCCGGTGTCGGTCACACTGACACGATTGTTGTTAACTATCGATTCCAGGCGGCGAAAGTGACGCTGCATTATTGGGAACAGACCGAGCAAGGCACCAAAGGTGCTGAAACTCAATCCGGTTGGGATATAAAACAAAATAAAGAAATATAA
- a CDS encoding glycoside hydrolase family 10 protein, with protein MELIIASLINRFGGVVATALLLASCSSEPPKSLVTPFPPVAKQPLPAQHPVASQEPVRGVWLATVSRLDWPPVASVNASSAASRISQQQQALTDKLDKLKSLGINTVFFQVKPDGTALWPSKILPWSDMLTGKIGADPGYDPLQFMLDEAHKRGMKVHAWFNPYRVSVNTKPSTVAELNATLSLNPASVFVLHRDWIRTAGDRFVLDPGIPEVRDWITSIVAEVVSRYPVDGVQFDDYFYAESAGSTLYDSQTFRKYGQGFATKADWRRHNTQQLIEQVSRTIKQLKPGVEFGVSPAGVWRNISHDPAGSDTRGAAAYDEAYADTRQWVQMGLLDYIAPQIYWPFSRQAARYDVLANWWANVVKPTHTRLYIGVAFYKVGEPSKNEPDWTVNGGVPELKKQLDLNESVPQISGTILFRENYLNQPQTQEAVNYLRSRWGS; from the coding sequence CTGGAGCTTATCATCGCCTCTCTCATTAACAGGTTCGGCGGCGTGGTCGCCACCGCACTTTTGCTGGCCAGTTGTTCCTCCGAACCCCCTAAATCGCTGGTTACCCCGTTTCCTCCGGTAGCGAAACAGCCTCTGCCAGCACAGCACCCCGTAGCGAGTCAGGAACCGGTGCGTGGCGTCTGGCTGGCGACGGTCTCCCGTCTCGACTGGCCACCCGTCGCTTCCGTCAATGCCAGCAGTGCTGCCAGTCGCATCAGCCAACAACAGCAGGCGCTGACGGACAAGCTGGATAAGCTAAAAAGCCTTGGCATCAATACCGTTTTCTTCCAGGTGAAACCCGATGGCACAGCGCTGTGGCCATCAAAGATTTTGCCGTGGTCAGATATGCTGACCGGAAAAATAGGTGCCGATCCTGGCTATGACCCGCTGCAGTTTATGCTGGATGAAGCGCACAAGCGTGGTATGAAAGTCCACGCGTGGTTCAATCCCTATCGGGTCTCCGTCAATACCAAACCCTCAACCGTAGCGGAGCTCAACGCGACACTGTCACTTAATCCCGCCAGCGTATTTGTCCTGCACCGTGACTGGATCCGCACCGCAGGCGACCGTTTTGTGCTGGACCCGGGTATCCCGGAGGTCAGGGACTGGATCACCAGCATCGTCGCCGAAGTGGTTTCCCGTTATCCGGTTGATGGCGTGCAGTTTGATGACTATTTCTATGCGGAATCGGCTGGCTCCACCCTTTACGACAGCCAGACCTTCAGAAAGTATGGTCAGGGATTTGCGACCAAAGCGGATTGGCGGCGACACAATACCCAGCAATTGATTGAGCAGGTATCGCGTACTATCAAACAGCTAAAGCCCGGTGTGGAATTCGGTGTCAGCCCGGCCGGTGTGTGGCGCAATATTTCCCATGATCCTGCGGGGTCTGACACGCGTGGTGCAGCGGCCTATGATGAGGCTTATGCCGATACCCGCCAGTGGGTACAGATGGGGTTGCTGGATTATATCGCCCCGCAAATTTACTGGCCCTTCTCCCGACAGGCTGCCCGTTATGATGTGCTGGCAAACTGGTGGGCAAATGTGGTGAAACCCACCCATACCCGGCTTTACATTGGCGTCGCCTTCTACAAAGTGGGTGAACCGTCAAAAAATGAACCTGACTGGACAGTGAATGGCGGTGTGCCGGAGCTGAAAAAACAACTCGATTTGAATGAATCAGTACCACAGATTAGTGGCACGATTCTGTTCCGGGAAAACTATCTTAACCAGCCGCAGACACAGGAGGCGGTAAATTATCTGCGCAGTCGCTGGGGAAGTTAG
- a CDS encoding arylamine N-acetyltransferase translates to MDHPDNLALFAPAAHLTGLFLPDLEMLQVLHRTWPQTIPFENIDALLSRPVSIEVADIAEKMLIKRRGGYCFEHNPRFRAVACL, encoded by the coding sequence ATGGACCACCCAGATAATCTTGCGTTATTCGCCCCCGCGGCCCATCTCACCGGCCTCTTTTTGCCAGACCTGGAGATGTTGCAGGTTCTGCACCGTACCTGGCCGCAGACCATTCCGTTTGAAAATATTGACGCGCTGCTGAGTCGCCCGGTGAGTATCGAGGTGGCGGATATCGCGGAAAAAATGTTGATTAAGCGCCGTGGCGGCTACTGTTTTGAACACAATCCACGGTTTCGGGCCGTGGCTTGCTTATAA
- a CDS encoding GNAT family N-acetyltransferase — MGQITIPAPLDSTHQLAEFHCGEIVLDEWLRQRGLKNQAMGAARTFVVCRSNSKEVVGFYSLATGSVNHATATGSLRRNMPDPIPIIILARLGVDTSFHGKGLGADLLHDAILRSYRVAENIGVRAIMVHALTEGAKSFYLHHGFKASTSQERTLFLPLNNIL; from the coding sequence ATGGGACAGATAACGATCCCTGCCCCACTTGACTCAACCCACCAACTCGCGGAGTTCCATTGTGGAGAAATAGTTCTCGATGAATGGCTCAGGCAACGTGGATTAAAAAATCAGGCGATGGGAGCAGCAAGAACATTTGTGGTTTGCAGATCGAATAGCAAAGAGGTTGTTGGATTTTATTCACTTGCTACCGGCAGCGTGAATCATGCAACGGCAACCGGAAGCCTTCGTCGCAACATGCCCGACCCAATCCCCATCATTATCCTGGCACGTTTAGGGGTGGATACCTCGTTTCATGGCAAGGGACTAGGTGCTGACCTGCTTCATGACGCAATTTTACGCTCATATCGTGTGGCGGAAAATATTGGAGTGCGAGCTATCATGGTTCATGCACTTACAGAAGGGGCAAAAAGTTTTTACCTTCATCATGGATTTAAAGCTTCAACCTCACAGGAAAGAACGCTGTTTCTCCCTTTGAATAACATCTTATAA
- a CDS encoding DUF1778 domain-containing protein, producing the protein MKSDVQLNIRAKESQRALIDAAAELLHKSRTDFILEMACHAAENVILDHRVFNLNDEQYAEFIDMLDAPVTTNPALDKLLARKPQWDR; encoded by the coding sequence ATGAAATCTGATGTTCAGCTCAATATTCGGGCTAAAGAATCTCAGCGGGCGTTAATCGATGCCGCTGCTGAACTGCTTCATAAATCACGAACCGACTTCATTCTGGAAATGGCCTGTCACGCAGCGGAAAACGTTATTCTTGATCACCGCGTGTTTAATCTTAACGATGAACAATATGCTGAGTTTATCGACATGCTTGATGCCCCGGTAACAACTAATCCGGCGCTGGATAAACTGCTGGCCAGAAAACCACAATGGGACAGATAA
- a CDS encoding arylamine N-acetyltransferase family protein — protein sequence MNHPDNLALFARAAHLSGPFLPDLETLQVLHRAWPQTIPFENIDALLSRPVSIEVADIAEKMLIKRRGGYCFEHNLLFRQILQQVGFAVTPHLARVVWGLEQPEVRPQTHMLLLVTLNGDKYLADVGFGGVSLTAPLRLEEGEQQGMLLERTGDQWLLSLGDDAGKKLMYVFDERPCELPDILVASHFVATHESSLFRHNLVMAGLRNGEQYNLFNQHLTIHGREKTEQQTQTFEEFARVVSQFFSRPDVVGHEDMQAIFAKVGLAQ from the coding sequence ATGAACCACCCAGATAATCTTGCGTTATTCGCCCGCGCGGCCCATCTCTCCGGCCCCTTTTTGCCGGACCTGGAGACGTTGCAGGTTCTGCACCGTGCCTGGCCGCAGACCATTCCGTTTGAAAATATTGATGCGCTGCTGAGTCGCCCGGTGAGTATCGAGGTGGCGGATATCGCGGAAAAAATGTTGATTAAGCGCCGTGGCGGCTACTGCTTTGAACACAATCTCCTTTTCAGACAGATTTTGCAGCAGGTGGGTTTTGCCGTGACGCCACATCTGGCGCGGGTGGTCTGGGGGCTGGAGCAGCCGGAAGTCCGGCCACAGACCCATATGTTGCTGCTCGTCACGCTGAACGGTGATAAATACCTTGCCGATGTCGGATTTGGCGGCGTCAGCCTGACTGCACCGCTGCGGCTGGAAGAGGGCGAGCAACAGGGGATGTTGCTGGAGCGGACTGGTGACCAGTGGCTGCTTTCGCTGGGCGATGACGCTGGTAAAAAACTGATGTACGTGTTCGACGAACGCCCATGTGAGTTACCCGATATCCTGGTTGCCAGCCATTTTGTCGCGACGCATGAAAGCTCGCTATTTCGCCATAACCTGGTGATGGCCGGACTGCGTAACGGTGAGCAGTACAATCTGTTCAATCAGCATCTCACTATCCACGGACGTGAGAAGACCGAACAGCAGACGCAGACATTTGAGGAATTTGCGCGTGTTGTCAGCCAGTTTTTTAGTCGCCCGGATGTGGTGGGTCATGAAGACATGCAGGCCATTTTCGCCAAAGTGGGTTTAGCTCAGTAG
- a CDS encoding DUF1345 domain-containing protein → MTFSFRTYYHARSRLLMAILAGVVCFFALPAQSGYLQRLLISWNVLAWLYLFFMWLRMLRTGVEDIPHIARMQDESAGLVLGLVILGCMVSILAILLELPSLKHLSGTPRLMHLLLTGATLVVSWALLPTAFAMHYAHHHYLRRSKDVTPMIFPEKPQEPGYWDFLYFSFTIAVAAQTADVATGTTDIRQIALLQSVVSFVFNLAILGLSVNVGAGLLS, encoded by the coding sequence ATGACTTTTTCTTTCAGAACTTATTATCACGCCCGCTCGCGTTTGCTGATGGCTATCCTTGCTGGCGTGGTGTGCTTTTTTGCCCTTCCCGCCCAATCAGGCTATCTGCAGCGGCTGCTGATTAGCTGGAATGTGCTGGCATGGCTCTATCTGTTTTTTATGTGGTTGCGCATGTTACGCACCGGGGTAGAAGATATTCCGCATATCGCCAGAATGCAGGATGAAAGCGCGGGGCTGGTGCTGGGATTGGTGATTCTCGGATGCATGGTCAGTATTCTGGCGATCCTGCTTGAACTGCCCTCGCTCAAACATCTCTCCGGGACACCCCGGCTGATGCATCTGCTGCTGACTGGCGCCACGCTGGTGGTCTCCTGGGCCTTGCTGCCCACCGCCTTTGCTATGCATTACGCTCATCATCACTACCTGCGCCGCAGTAAAGACGTCACGCCGATGATCTTCCCGGAAAAGCCACAGGAACCGGGTTACTGGGATTTCCTCTATTTCTCCTTCACTATCGCCGTGGCGGCACAAACCGCCGATGTGGCGACCGGAACCACCGACATACGACAAATCGCGTTGCTCCAGTCGGTGGTTTCGTTTGTTTTCAATCTGGCGATTCTGGGGTTATCGGTGAATGTCGGGGCCGGGCTACTGAGCTAA
- a CDS encoding M28 family metallopeptidase produces the protein MQPSEWQTIMRQLLDAFADLHRLSGSEDAEQSAEVLCSLLKLHGIPFTRESCTLLLSDPLSASLSLPAFPAMQFQAKTRSFSASCPQGCEAELFYDRQSMSFVTDAAAATWAASVRGKLVVADQGFEDYVQRLMQAGAAGLIHIWGSAETALHEETVGPIWGSPVPDDAVRYPTLPVISINQHQGQMLLGLLQQQPLRARITTEVREHVARCSLPVVDIPGESDEFVLLSSHYDSWHQGLTDNATGNALCLAMALAFSRYPQPLKRGLRIAWWPGHSNARYGGSAWYADSHRTELLRHAVAHINVDSPGCVDGVELVINASGAESPAWLNQAVYAVTGKAAERITPLGKGADQSFWGVSIPLHFALRETPQVRTTLSPGSGGGWWWHTEEDTQDKVDEDLLLRDAQIHYHWLQQLLNEDALPLDPQHYLQQMSDALAQLQSAVDPAFSLQSWARWFDALQQECASPHHPGSLHTAIALWHRLRYRASDDYHPDLSYHGGAFPGMQLLCGHRRETCSDRYWLMLETQYIRQLARGEELLEQSLAALQAGK, from the coding sequence ATGCAGCCCAGTGAGTGGCAGACCATCATGCGGCAATTGCTGGATGCATTTGCCGATCTGCACCGACTTTCCGGCAGTGAAGATGCCGAGCAAAGTGCAGAGGTACTGTGCTCGCTGCTGAAGCTGCACGGTATCCCCTTCACGCGTGAAAGCTGTACGCTGTTGCTGAGCGATCCTCTCTCCGCCAGCCTGAGCCTGCCGGCCTTTCCTGCCATGCAGTTTCAGGCCAAAACCCGCTCTTTCTCTGCCAGCTGCCCGCAGGGCTGCGAAGCAGAGCTGTTCTATGATCGCCAGTCGATGTCATTTGTCACCGATGCGGCGGCTGCCACCTGGGCCGCATCAGTACGCGGCAAACTGGTGGTGGCCGACCAGGGCTTTGAAGATTATGTGCAGCGGCTGATGCAGGCGGGCGCAGCGGGACTGATTCATATCTGGGGATCCGCGGAAACCGCGCTGCATGAGGAGACCGTCGGGCCGATCTGGGGTTCACCGGTGCCGGATGATGCGGTGCGTTATCCCACCCTCCCGGTCATCTCCATCAATCAGCATCAAGGGCAGATGCTGCTGGGCCTGTTACAGCAGCAGCCGCTGCGGGCGAGGATCACCACGGAAGTGCGTGAGCATGTTGCACGCTGTTCACTGCCAGTGGTGGACATTCCCGGTGAAAGCGATGAGTTTGTGTTGCTCTCGTCACACTACGACTCATGGCACCAGGGCCTCACCGACAATGCTACGGGTAATGCGTTATGTCTGGCGATGGCTTTGGCGTTTTCCCGCTATCCGCAGCCGCTAAAGCGCGGTCTGCGCATTGCCTGGTGGCCGGGGCATTCGAATGCACGTTATGGCGGCTCGGCATGGTATGCCGATAGCCATCGCACCGAACTGCTGCGTCATGCCGTGGCGCATATCAATGTTGATTCGCCGGGTTGTGTCGATGGCGTTGAACTGGTGATCAATGCCAGCGGTGCCGAATCGCCCGCATGGCTGAATCAGGCGGTGTATGCCGTGACCGGAAAAGCGGCTGAGCGCATTACGCCGCTCGGCAAAGGGGCCGATCAATCTTTCTGGGGAGTCAGCATCCCGCTGCACTTCGCCTTGCGCGAAACCCCGCAGGTGCGCACCACCCTGTCCCCTGGCAGCGGTGGTGGCTGGTGGTGGCATACGGAAGAAGATACACAGGATAAAGTGGATGAAGACCTGTTGCTGCGTGATGCACAGATTCATTACCACTGGTTGCAGCAGCTGCTTAATGAGGATGCGCTACCGCTGGACCCGCAACATTATCTGCAACAGATGAGCGATGCGCTGGCGCAGTTGCAAAGTGCGGTCGATCCGGCGTTTTCCCTGCAATCCTGGGCAAGATGGTTCGATGCTTTGCAACAGGAATGTGCCTCACCCCATCACCCAGGGAGCCTGCATACCGCCATTGCCCTCTGGCATCGGTTGCGTTACCGCGCCAGCGATGATTACCATCCGGACCTGAGTTATCACGGCGGGGCCTTTCCGGGGATGCAGCTGTTGTGTGGTCACCGACGTGAGACCTGTAGTGACCGCTACTGGCTGATGCTGGAGACGCAATATATCCGCCAGCTGGCAAGGGGTGAGGAGTTGCTGGAGCAAAGCCTGGCAGCGTTACAGGCCGGGAAATGA
- a CDS encoding transporter substrate-binding domain-containing protein, giving the protein MKSAVTLLTLMTMALSAQAWSAGETLRVGADLSYPPFQYRDASGTPTGFEIDITNAVCKAVQVKCEYVVSSFDAEIPSLMARKVDFISPLGATAKRQKSIDFSDFIYHIPTKLVAHKGSNLQPDATSLQGKRIAVQQGSIQEMYANKYWAPKGVDIVMYPDQDVIYQDLAAGRLDGALSPGVAVTYGFLNKPEGKDFALIGPEVRDDLLFSIGSAYGVRKGDEKIQKLLNAGLAKVMADGTWEKVKQHYFGDLEMKVTRTEPVNAAQ; this is encoded by the coding sequence ATGAAGTCTGCTGTAACCCTGTTAACGCTGATGACGATGGCGCTGAGTGCGCAGGCATGGTCGGCCGGTGAAACGCTGCGCGTCGGCGCGGACCTGAGCTATCCCCCGTTCCAGTATCGTGATGCATCAGGTACTCCGACCGGTTTTGAAATCGATATCACCAACGCGGTATGTAAAGCGGTACAGGTGAAGTGTGAGTATGTGGTGAGCAGTTTTGATGCCGAGATTCCATCATTGATGGCGCGCAAAGTGGATTTTATCTCCCCCCTGGGAGCCACAGCGAAACGTCAGAAATCGATTGATTTCAGCGATTTTATCTACCATATCCCCACCAAACTGGTCGCGCATAAAGGCAGTAACTTGCAACCCGATGCCACCTCGTTGCAGGGCAAGCGCATCGCTGTACAACAGGGCTCAATCCAGGAGATGTACGCCAATAAATACTGGGCACCTAAAGGGGTGGATATCGTGATGTACCCCGATCAGGATGTGATCTATCAGGATCTGGCCGCAGGGCGTCTCGATGGTGCGCTCAGCCCCGGTGTGGCGGTCACCTACGGCTTCCTCAACAAACCGGAAGGCAAAGACTTTGCGCTGATCGGCCCGGAAGTGCGTGATGACCTGCTGTTCAGCATTGGCTCGGCTTACGGTGTACGCAAAGGTGATGAAAAGATACAGAAACTCCTCAACGCCGGGCTGGCTAAAGTGATGGCCGATGGCACCTGGGAAAAAGTGAAACAGCATTACTTCGGCGATCTGGAGATGAAAGTCACGCGCACGGAGCCAGTGAATGCAGCCCAGTGA
- a CDS encoding M20 family metallopeptidase, with the protein MTEQKQKIIYAVEAIRDAMSALAREIHGDPELSFQEHRAAQRLQAPLAAAGFALTQPLAGLDTAFCARYDTGHPGPRLVLLAEYDALAELGHACGHNLIGSASVAAALALVNSGTLTHGSLEVMGTPAEEEGGGKIIMANARLFDRADAVMMFHPREKNMVTRGALACVDAVFKFYGKAAHAASAPHLGISALDGVIQTFVGVNALRQFFTDDVRVHGIITHGGSATNIVPAYAEAKFLLRAATMSGLHIVRQKVFAAAEAAAAMSGARLEIEEGLTYAERNNNLALAGLFQRNLEQLGLTAEAPPERGGVGSSDIGNVSQITAAIHPYLRIGDVVPHTPEFAAAAGSDAGMEAMLNAAKAMAMTALDLLDPAALQAVRDEFTAWRSVHYPAGESQ; encoded by the coding sequence ATGACCGAGCAAAAGCAAAAAATTATTTATGCTGTAGAAGCGATTCGCGATGCGATGAGCGCGCTGGCGCGTGAGATTCACGGCGATCCGGAGCTAAGTTTCCAGGAACATCGTGCGGCACAACGGCTTCAGGCACCGCTGGCGGCCGCTGGCTTTGCACTGACGCAACCGCTGGCCGGACTGGACACTGCCTTTTGTGCTCGTTACGACACCGGTCATCCCGGCCCCCGCCTGGTGCTGCTGGCGGAATATGACGCCCTGGCCGAACTGGGCCACGCCTGTGGCCATAACCTGATCGGCAGTGCCTCGGTAGCCGCCGCGCTGGCGCTGGTGAACAGCGGTACGCTGACCCACGGCAGCCTGGAAGTGATGGGCACCCCGGCCGAAGAAGAAGGCGGCGGCAAAATCATCATGGCCAATGCCAGGTTGTTTGACAGAGCAGACGCCGTGATGATGTTCCACCCCCGCGAGAAAAACATGGTGACGCGCGGCGCGCTGGCCTGCGTGGATGCGGTGTTTAAGTTTTATGGTAAAGCGGCACATGCCGCCTCGGCTCCGCATCTGGGTATCAGTGCGCTGGATGGGGTGATTCAGACCTTCGTTGGGGTGAACGCACTGCGTCAGTTCTTTACCGACGATGTCCGTGTGCACGGCATCATCACCCACGGCGGCAGCGCAACTAATATCGTCCCGGCCTATGCGGAAGCGAAATTTCTGCTGCGCGCTGCCACCATGAGTGGTCTGCACATTGTCCGGCAGAAAGTGTTTGCGGCGGCCGAAGCGGCGGCAGCGATGAGCGGAGCACGGCTGGAAATTGAAGAAGGGCTGACCTATGCCGAACGCAATAACAATCTGGCGCTGGCCGGGCTATTCCAGCGCAACCTGGAACAGCTGGGACTGACTGCCGAAGCGCCACCGGAGCGTGGCGGCGTGGGTTCATCGGATATCGGCAATGTCAGCCAGATCACCGCCGCCATCCACCCTTACCTGCGTATTGGCGATGTGGTGCCACATACGCCGGAATTTGCAGCCGCAGCCGGTTCGGATGCGGGCATGGAAGCCATGCTGAATGCCGCCAAAGCCATGGCGATGACGGCACTCGATTTGCTCGACCCTGCGGCCTTGCAGGCGGTTCGTGATGAATTCACCGCCTGGCGTTCTGTTCACTATCCTGCTGGAGAATCCCAATGA
- a CDS encoding LysR family transcriptional regulator: MNEKDWLIIFTVWQHQNITRAAQQLYTSQPALSYRLKQIERKLNVQLFEESGRSLIFSAQGRYLAQHAGKMLQESQQLRQTLHSLSQPRQGELRLGVTSNFAAYRLPEILARFSEQHSGIRVNLVSGLSEEMYQKLQRDEVHAALVKDDYHWRDGKRLVDIDDYWLVSQQPLDLRLLPQLPQIRINHGGHITHLIERWWNANFTLAPRVAMQVDKLEVCLAMVERGLGYAIVSSYQPLSERLWCQPLQVAGETLKSRTWLLYQHASHDASVIMPFVEMFADLNL, encoded by the coding sequence ATGAACGAAAAAGACTGGCTGATCATTTTTACCGTCTGGCAGCACCAGAACATCACGCGTGCGGCGCAGCAGCTGTATACCTCACAACCCGCACTGAGTTATCGGCTGAAGCAGATTGAGCGCAAACTTAATGTGCAATTGTTCGAGGAGAGCGGTCGCAGCCTGATTTTCAGCGCCCAGGGGCGTTATCTGGCGCAGCACGCCGGTAAGATGTTGCAGGAATCGCAACAGCTGCGGCAGACCCTGCACAGCCTCAGCCAGCCACGCCAGGGGGAATTGCGCCTTGGCGTCACCAGCAACTTTGCTGCCTATCGTTTGCCCGAAATTCTGGCGCGCTTCAGCGAGCAGCACAGCGGTATCCGCGTCAATCTGGTCAGTGGTTTAAGTGAAGAGATGTATCAAAAATTACAGCGTGATGAAGTGCATGCCGCGCTGGTGAAAGATGATTATCACTGGCGTGATGGTAAGCGGCTGGTGGACATCGATGATTACTGGCTGGTCAGCCAGCAGCCACTCGACCTGCGATTATTGCCGCAGCTGCCGCAGATACGTATCAATCATGGCGGCCATATCACTCATCTGATTGAGCGCTGGTGGAACGCCAATTTCACCCTGGCACCGCGCGTGGCGATGCAGGTGGATAAGCTGGAGGTCTGTCTGGCGATGGTGGAGCGCGGCCTCGGTTATGCCATTGTATCGAGCTACCAGCCCCTGTCAGAACGGCTGTGGTGCCAGCCGTTGCAGGTGGCGGGGGAGACGCTGAAAAGCCGCACCTGGCTGCTGTATCAGCACGCCAGTCACGATGCCTCGGTGATCATGCCTTTCGTCGAGATGTTTGCTGATTTAAACCTCTGA
- a CDS encoding methyl-accepting chemotaxis protein, translating to MFGVKKLSLALHFSKDGNIVKDINAIKQHVAWIEFLPDGEILSANPQFLEVTGYTLSEIQGKHHRIFCSPVYSQSPEYRSFWQTLATGESVNGIFERFNKQQQRFYLSATYFPVSDDKGKVYKVIKVATDITARHQELEHKEAVITALDRSMAVIEFTPDGHIIGANDNFLTHMGYQLPAIIGKHHRIFCYDNFYRENPDFWQKISKGQHFVGRFERKTASGERIWLEASYNPVYDADGKVYKVIKIASDITSRVEAAKRVADIAVTTSEQTSQITHNANEVLDETVRNSGLVAQQVNAATEIGAQLNASAKSISEVVESINLIASQTNILALNAAIESARAGEAGRGFSVVAGEVRRLAASTSTATKKITEVVEENARLIQQMYQQLDEVKHFVVTEQDKISDLSRSLREINRGVHEFVNVIHRLDV from the coding sequence ATGTTTGGTGTAAAAAAATTGAGCCTTGCGCTGCATTTCTCCAAAGATGGCAACATAGTGAAGGATATTAATGCGATCAAACAGCATGTGGCATGGATTGAGTTTTTGCCTGATGGCGAAATACTTAGCGCCAACCCGCAGTTTCTTGAGGTTACCGGCTACACCCTGAGTGAAATACAGGGTAAACATCACCGGATTTTCTGTAGTCCGGTTTACAGCCAGTCGCCGGAATACCGCAGCTTCTGGCAGACACTGGCCACAGGCGAGTCGGTCAACGGTATTTTTGAACGCTTTAATAAGCAGCAGCAACGGTTCTATCTCAGCGCCACCTACTTCCCGGTCAGCGATGATAAAGGCAAAGTCTACAAGGTGATTAAAGTCGCCACTGACATTACCGCGCGGCATCAGGAGCTGGAGCACAAAGAAGCCGTCATCACCGCGCTGGATCGTTCAATGGCGGTGATTGAGTTTACTCCCGACGGGCATATCATCGGCGCTAACGACAATTTCCTCACCCACATGGGTTATCAGCTGCCCGCGATTATCGGCAAACATCATCGCATCTTCTGCTACGACAATTTTTACCGTGAGAACCCTGACTTCTGGCAAAAAATCAGTAAAGGCCAGCATTTTGTCGGTCGCTTTGAGCGCAAAACTGCCAGCGGAGAACGTATCTGGCTCGAAGCCAGCTACAATCCTGTCTATGACGCCGATGGCAAGGTTTACAAGGTCATCAAGATTGCGTCGGACATTACCAGCCGCGTTGAAGCCGCAAAACGCGTGGCGGATATCGCGGTGACCACTTCGGAACAAACCTCGCAAATCACCCACAATGCCAATGAAGTGCTGGATGAGACCGTCCGTAATTCGGGCTTGGTGGCACAGCAGGTAAATGCCGCTACCGAGATCGGTGCACAGCTGAACGCCTCCGCCAAAAGCATCAGTGAAGTGGTGGAGTCGATTAACCTGATTGCCTCGCAAACCAATATTCTGGCGTTGAACGCAGCGATTGAATCGGCACGGGCTGGCGAAGCCGGTCGCGGTTTTAGCGTGGTCGCGGGTGAAGTGCGACGGCTGGCGGCTTCCACCTCAACAGCCACGAAAAAAATCACCGAAGTGGTGGAAGAGAATGCGCGCCTGATCCAGCAAATGTATCAACAGCTGGATGAGGTCAAACATTTTGTGGTGACCGAGCAGGATAAAATCAGCGATCTCTCGCGCAGCCTGCGCGAAATCAACCGCGGCGTGCACGAATTTGTTAATGTCATCCATCGTCTGGATGTGTGA
- a CDS encoding type II toxin-antitoxin system Phd/YefM family antitoxin, whose protein sequence is MPHIILSDICACISELKKNPIATVSAGDGFPVAILNRNQPAFYCVPAELYEKMLDALDDHGLVQLVNERNDQPLLDVDLSNA, encoded by the coding sequence ATGCCGCATATTATTCTGAGTGATATCTGTGCCTGCATCAGTGAGCTAAAGAAAAATCCTATAGCAACAGTCAGTGCCGGAGATGGCTTTCCGGTGGCGATACTGAACCGCAATCAACCCGCATTTTATTGTGTACCTGCTGAGCTTTATGAAAAAATGCTCGATGCACTGGACGACCATGGGCTGGTCCAACTGGTTAATGAGCGCAACGATCAGCCATTGCTGGATGTGGACCTGTCGAACGCATGA